In the genome of Gemmatimonadetes bacterium SCN 70-22, one region contains:
- a CDS encoding 5-oxoprolinase, with translation MSFDPLALTVFSNAVAMIAEEMGTVLERGALSPNIRERRDASSALFDAQGRMVAQAAHIPVHLGAMPEAVRAVRARAPRPGDVFLLNDPNHGGSHLPDLTMVEVIGEGDAIVGYAAVRAHHADVGGISPGSMPRGATELVQEGIIIPPVRIARGDEWHAEVLSLLLANVRTPEERQGDLRAQRAACAAGRDGWLALRAREGAGVVEGACEALLAYTERRARARIAQLGSVRGAARDALEGDGVTDDEVPIVVAFEALGDRLRLDFTGTSPMVAGNVNAPFAVTRSAAVFVLRTLLDDDVPTNDGIARAIELIVPEGSAINARWPAAVAAGNVEMSQRVTDTIFAALADAGVDVPAQGQGTMNNITFGGRGWTFYETLGGGQGGASRGPGPSAVHVGMSNTRNTPIEALEHAYPMRIDEYAIRRGSGGAGVHAGGDGVVRRYRVLEPCTVTLVTERRRRAPLGAAGGAAGLPGLNLRNGEPIPAKCRLELAAGDVISILTPGGGGWGTPG, from the coding sequence ATGTCCTTCGACCCCCTCGCCCTGACCGTCTTCTCCAACGCGGTCGCGATGATTGCCGAGGAGATGGGGACCGTGCTCGAACGCGGCGCGCTCTCGCCGAACATTCGCGAGCGCCGCGACGCGTCCTCCGCCCTGTTCGATGCGCAGGGGCGGATGGTCGCGCAGGCGGCACACATCCCCGTCCACCTGGGGGCGATGCCCGAGGCGGTGCGCGCGGTGCGCGCACGCGCGCCACGCCCGGGCGACGTCTTCCTCCTGAACGATCCGAACCATGGAGGCTCGCACCTTCCGGACCTCACGATGGTCGAGGTGATCGGCGAGGGCGACGCGATCGTGGGCTATGCGGCGGTTCGCGCGCATCACGCCGACGTCGGCGGCATCTCGCCGGGGAGCATGCCGCGCGGGGCCACCGAGCTGGTACAGGAGGGGATCATCATTCCCCCGGTGCGCATCGCGCGCGGCGACGAGTGGCACGCGGAGGTCCTGTCGCTACTCCTGGCCAACGTGCGCACCCCCGAGGAACGGCAGGGCGACCTGCGCGCCCAGCGCGCGGCCTGTGCGGCGGGGCGTGATGGCTGGCTCGCCCTGCGGGCGCGTGAGGGGGCGGGGGTGGTGGAGGGTGCGTGCGAGGCGTTGCTCGCCTATACCGAGCGCCGCGCCCGCGCACGCATCGCACAGTTGGGGAGCGTGCGGGGAGCCGCGCGCGACGCCCTCGAGGGAGACGGGGTCACCGACGACGAGGTGCCGATCGTGGTCGCGTTCGAGGCGCTCGGCGATCGGCTGCGCCTCGATTTCACCGGGACGTCACCGATGGTCGCGGGGAACGTGAACGCCCCGTTCGCCGTGACGCGCTCGGCGGCGGTCTTCGTGTTGCGCACCCTGCTGGACGACGATGTCCCCACGAACGACGGGATTGCCCGCGCCATCGAGCTCATCGTCCCCGAAGGGTCGGCGATCAACGCCCGCTGGCCGGCGGCGGTGGCCGCGGGGAACGTCGAGATGTCGCAGCGCGTGACCGACACGATCTTCGCGGCCCTGGCCGACGCGGGGGTCGACGTCCCGGCACAAGGGCAGGGGACGATGAACAACATCACGTTCGGCGGGCGAGGGTGGACGTTCTACGAGACGCTGGGTGGGGGACAAGGGGGGGCGTCGCGCGGCCCGGGGCCCAGTGCCGTGCACGTCGGGATGAGCAACACGCGCAATACCCCCATCGAGGCGCTCGAGCACGCCTATCCGATGCGCATCGACGAGTACGCCATTCGTCGCGGGTCCGGGGGCGCGGGCGTGCACGCCGGGGGTGACGGCGTGGTCCGGCGCTACCGCGTGCTCGAGCCGTGCACCGTGACGCTCGTGACCGAGCGCCGGCGGCGCGCGCCGTTAGGCGCGGCGGGGGGCGCGGCGGGGCTCCCGGGGCTCAACCTCAGGAACGGCGAGCCGATCCCGGCCAAGTGCCGGCTCGAGCTCGCTGCGGGCGACGTCATCAGCATCCTGACCCCCGGCGGCGGAGGGTGGGGAACGCCCGGCTGA
- a CDS encoding ribosomal protein S12 methylthiotransferase RimO has protein sequence MKFSVITLGCDKNTVDSERYIAELLAHGAERSEAAGEADVIVVNTCGFIDAAKRESLDAILEAARHKDEGRCQLVAAVGCMVTRHKDELAESLPEVDLFLSTAESDRLVPELEARGLLADAPLLQHPGVRVYAGELPHIRYLKISEGCDHGCAFCAIPLMRGRHRSFALGDLVREAQLLEAQGAREVNLVAQDLAHYGRDVRDGTALPELLRALLRETAIPWYRLLYIYSAGLSPAMLDLIAGEPRIVRYLDIPMQHAADAVLARMRRPERKARQRERLRAIRERIPGVAIRTTVIVGFPGETEDEFQELLDFLEEAQLERVGAFAYSPQEGTRAWDMPDDVPDAVKRERVERVQQLQRLITAERYESWLGRRARAMVDRPADARGVAQARLEAQADDIDGVTWITTDARPGTVLEVRLDEVVDDYDFRASASSVLDAPPPGPIVRTGRVLPVAAGSVGSFGR, from the coding sequence ATGAAGTTCTCGGTCATCACGTTGGGCTGCGACAAGAACACGGTCGACTCGGAGCGCTACATCGCCGAGCTGCTGGCGCACGGCGCCGAGCGCTCGGAGGCGGCGGGCGAGGCCGACGTGATCGTCGTGAACACGTGCGGCTTCATCGACGCCGCCAAGCGCGAGTCGCTGGACGCCATCCTCGAGGCGGCCCGGCACAAGGACGAGGGGCGCTGCCAGCTCGTCGCGGCCGTCGGGTGCATGGTGACCCGCCACAAGGACGAGCTGGCCGAGTCGCTCCCCGAGGTCGACCTCTTCCTGTCGACGGCCGAGAGCGACCGGCTGGTTCCCGAGCTCGAGGCGCGCGGCCTGCTGGCCGACGCCCCGCTCCTGCAGCATCCCGGGGTGCGGGTGTACGCCGGCGAGCTCCCCCACATCCGCTACCTCAAGATCAGCGAGGGGTGCGACCACGGGTGCGCCTTCTGCGCCATCCCGCTGATGCGCGGGCGGCACCGGTCGTTCGCGTTAGGCGACCTGGTGCGCGAGGCGCAGCTCCTCGAGGCGCAGGGGGCGCGCGAGGTCAACCTCGTGGCCCAGGACCTGGCGCACTACGGGCGCGACGTGCGCGACGGCACCGCCCTCCCCGAGCTGCTGCGCGCGCTCCTGCGCGAGACGGCGATCCCGTGGTACCGCCTGCTGTACATCTACAGCGCCGGGCTGTCGCCGGCGATGCTCGACCTCATCGCCGGCGAGCCGCGCATCGTGCGCTACCTCGACATCCCCATGCAGCACGCGGCCGACGCCGTCCTGGCCCGCATGCGCCGCCCCGAGCGGAAGGCGCGCCAGCGCGAGCGGCTGCGGGCCATTCGCGAGCGCATCCCGGGGGTCGCGATCCGCACGACCGTCATCGTCGGGTTTCCGGGCGAGACCGAGGACGAGTTCCAGGAGCTCCTCGATTTCCTCGAGGAGGCGCAGCTGGAGCGCGTGGGCGCCTTCGCCTACTCGCCGCAGGAAGGGACGCGCGCCTGGGACATGCCGGACGACGTCCCCGACGCGGTCAAGCGCGAGCGGGTGGAGCGCGTCCAGCAGCTGCAACGCCTCATCACCGCGGAGCGCTACGAGTCGTGGCTCGGGCGCCGGGCGCGGGCCATGGTCGACCGTCCGGCCGACGCCCGCGGCGTGGCACAGGCGCGGCTGGAGGCGCAGGCGGACGACATCGACGGGGTGACGTGGATCACCACCGATGCTCGTCCGGGAACCGTGTTGGAGGTTCGGCTCGACGAGGTTGTCGACGACTACGACTTCCGGGCGTCGGCGTCGTCGGTCCTCGACGCGCCGCCGCCCGGGCCCATCGTGCGGACCGGACGCGTCCTCCCCGTCGCCGCGGGGAGCGTGGGAAGCTTCGGGCGCTGA